One region of Eremothecium gossypii ATCC 10895 chromosome II, complete sequence genomic DNA includes:
- a CDS encoding WD40 repeat domain-containing protein (Syntenic homolog of Saccharomyces cerevisiae YMR102C and YKL121W (DGR2)) — translation MVGRRKMGAEARRSGDSGGSGGSGEPQTATSGEKRELGGVGLLDWGADTILRRFAAEPEYIKVLARKKGARCFRRLFVAQELQPPVDSPLHANHSSQSLGQAAPAGDKARSVWLLRFSKDGKYLASGGKGRQLCVWKVIASPMERWNLLPVYGGDKHHSNTLSLLNQQLLKYSGKRTEAVPAPGPERKEIPFDLEQQYAPVFHPDPHRVFGEHLQDILDCDWSKNSFLLTASMDKTVKLWHINRTTSLKTFVHPDFVTCVRFHPHDDRFFFSGCLDHTVRTWSILEGEVAEAFNCGDLIMALDVSPDGNWLLIGTFNGYVHVLHTNGLKLLHSFHLLQKPNETENRPRHGPKITGVEFIRHKAYPWLGLLITSNDSRVRLFDMSTTRLLEIFRGFSNESSRISAHHLEMEDGESVVLSASENHWLYTWMLHHEEYMYSHSDLDNARTVPSPIDGKDPKKHSIRNIFRRSISFNSDILSESNPVARHHFPLFHHKAQHKGGCVKNSEYITFHAHHNPVTAATIAPKETTHVLSLSDDIICELNMKFGGEALEHLRTKSIREPGSPAGRSDHKRNHSAEKNYSQSTAKQNVGTIIVSAAATGQIRVFRTDVSSSVRAKALEAIRAAHGLPGSPERPLKPVLSALAHPLSAGVAKGKHICGDNRSAPSTTCPRCAPSAVNGQQDESASTAEQSTSSPKPTCDVCGGQKLSVVGKKTALQKTKSLYCLECGNHINRFK, via the coding sequence ATGGTGGGGCGGCGCAAAATGGGCGCGGAagcgcggcgcagcggcgacagcggcggcagcggcggcagcggcgagcCGCAAACAGCGACAAGTGGAGAAAAACGGGAGCTGGGAGGGGTCGGGCTGCTGGACTGGGGCGCAGACACGATCCTGCGGCGGTTTGCCGCGGAGCCGGAGTATATCAAGGTACTGGCGCGGAAGAAGGGCGCGCGGTGCTTCCGGCGCCTGTTTGTGGCCCaggagctgcagccgccGGTGGACAGCCCTCTGCATGCGAACCACAGCTCGCAGTCGCTGGGCCAGGCAGCGCCAGCGGGTGACAAGGCGCGGTCTGTGTGGCTGCTGCGGTTCAGCAAGGATGGTAAGTATCTGGCGAGCGGCGGCAAGGGGCGGCAGCTGTGCGTGTGGAAGGTGATCGCGTCGCCGATGGAGCGGTGGAATCTGCTGCCAGTGTACGGCGGGGACAAGCACCACTCGAACACGCTATCGCTGCTGaaccagcagctgctgaagTACTCGGGCAAGCGGACGGAGGCGGTGCCCGCGCCGGGCCCGGAGAGGAAGGAAATTCCGTTCGACCTGGAGCAGCAGTACGCGCCGGTGTTCCACCCGGACCCGCACCGTGTGTTTGGCGAGCACCTGCAGGACATACTGGACTGCGACTGGTCCAAAAACTCGTTTCTGCTGACGGCGTCCATGGACAAGACGGTGAAGCTGTGGCACATCAACCGCACAACGTCCCTCAAGACCTTTGTGCATCCAGATTTTGTCACATGCGTGAGGTTCCACCCACACGACGACCGTTTTTTCTTCTCCGGTTGTCTAGACCACACCGTGCGGACATGGTCCATCCTGGAGGGCGAGGTGGCCGAAGCCTTCAACTGCGGGGACCTGATCATGGCGCTCGATGTCTCGCCCGATGGCAACTGGCTTCTTATAGGGACTTTTAATGGATACGTCCATGTCTTGCATACCAATGGCCTGAAGTTGTTGCACTCATTCCACCTTCTGCAGAAGCCAAACGAGACTGAAAACCGGCCACGCCACGGGCCAAAGATCACAGGCGTAGAATTTATAAGACATAAGGCCTATCCTTGGCTAGGGCTGCTGATCACGTCCAATGACTCCAGGGTGAGGTTATTTGATATGAGTACAACCAGGCTGCTTGAGATTTTCCGCGGCTTCAGCAACGAGTCATCCAGGATCTCCGCGCACCATCTCGAAATGGAAGACGGTGAATCCGTCGTACTCAGTGCCAGTGAGAATCATTGGCTATACACCTGGATGCTGCACCATGAGGAGTACATGTACTCCCACTCAGACCTGGACAATGCGCGGACTGTCCCGTCGCCCATCGACGGTAAGGACCCCAAGAAGCATTCAATAAGGAACATCTTCAGACGGAGTATCAGCTTCAACTCGGACATCCTATCCGAAAGTAACCCAGTCGCTCGTCATCACTTCCCGCTTTTCCACCACAAGGCACAACACAAGGGTGGCTGCGTTAAAAATTCGGAATATATTACATTTCATGCACACCATAATCCGGTGACTGCGGCAACCATCGCACCTAAAGAAACAACGCACGTGCTATCTCTCTCCGATGACATTATCTGTGAGCTCAATATGAAGTTCGGCGGCGAGGCCCTCGAGCATCTTCGGACAAAAAGCATCAGGGAACCCGGCTCGCCCGCAGGCAGATCAGATCACAAGCGCAACCATAGCGCAGAGAAAAACTATAGTCAGTCTACAGCCAAGCAAAACGTGGGGACCATCATAGTCTCGGCTGCAGCTACCGGTCAGATACGCGTGTTTCGGACAGATGTTTCCAGCAGTGTTCGCGCAAAGGCATTGGAGGCAATTCGCGCAGCCCACGGCCTCCCTGGTTCCCCGGAGCGGCCACTTAAGCCGGTTCTGAGTGCCCTCGCTCACCCTCTGTCCGCAGGTGTGGCGAAAGGCAAGCACATCTGCGGCGATAATCGATCTGCACCCAGCACCACATGCCCACGGTGTGCTCCGTCCGCGGTCAATGGGCAGCAGGATGAGTCTGCAAGCACTGCAGAACAGTCCACAAGCAGCCCGAAGCCCACATGTGATGTCTGCGGGGGGCAGAAGCTGTCGGTCGTAGGTAAGAAGACTGCACTACAGAAAACCAAGTCACTGTATTGCCTCGAGTGTGGCAACCACATAAATAGATTTAAATAA
- the OAC1 gene encoding Oac1p (Syntenic homolog of Saccharomyces cerevisiae YKL120W (OAC1)), producing MSPSTDTPVSKLGSFAAAGAAACVAVTFTNPIETVKTRLQLQGELVAGVSRLYSGPAQAVSLIYRTEGLRGLQQGLACAYAYQILLNGSRLGLYDPLRAALGGCVLSDRRTYGTAALAVNATAGAAAGMIGAALGSPLQLVKTRMQALAHGGAPLPAAWPTLVALFKDRGVRGLYQGVDAALLRTGVGSAVQLAVYSHAKEALSRHVPDGMALYTLASALSSVAVCIAMNPFDVAMTRMYHHRGGLYRGPLDCLCKTVRQEGFSALYKGHLAQLLRIAPHTILCLTLMEQALRVVRLVENRLPQIRP from the coding sequence ATGTCCCCGAGCACAGACACCCCGGTCTCCAAGCTCGGCTCAttcgccgccgccggcgcggccgcgtgCGTCGCTGTCACCTTCACCAACCCGATCGAAACCGTGAAGAcgcgcctgcagctccagGGCGAGCTGGTCGCTGGGGTTTCTCGCCTCTACTCCGGCCCAGCCCAGGCTGTTTCTCTCATATACCGTACCGAGGGCCTGCGTGGCCTCCAGCAGGGCCTGGCCTGTGCATATGCATACCAGATCTTGCTGAATGGCTCCCGCTTGGGCCTCTACGACCCTTTGCGTGCAGCCCTGGGTGGCTGTGTGCTCAGCGATCGCCGCACCTATGGCACCGCCGCCCTCGCCGTGAATGCGACTGCCGGTGCAGCAGCCGGCATGATCGGCGCGGCCCTGGGGTcgccgctgcagctcgtCAAGACCCGCATGCAGGCCCTGGCCCACGGCGGTGCCCCGCTGCCGGCCGCCTGGCCGACGCTAGTAGCGCTTTTCAAGGACCGTGGCGTGCGCGGCCTCTACCAAGGCGTCGACGCGGCACTGCTCCGTACAGGCGTCGGTTCCGCCGTCCAGCTGGCCGTGTACTCCCACGCCAAGGAGGCGCTCAGCCGCCACGTGCCCGACGGCATGGCCCTCTACACACTGGCGTCCGCGCTGTCCAGCGTCGCCGTCTGCATTGCCATGAACCCGTTCGACGTGGCGATGACTCGCATGTACCATCACCGCGGCGGTCTCTACCGCGGCCCCCTGGACTGCCTCTGCAAGACAGTCCGCCAAGAAGGCTTCTCCGCGCTGTATAAAGGCCATCTGgcccagctgctgcggatTGCGCCCCACACTATACTCTGCTTGACGCTGATGGAGCAGGCGTTGCGCGTGGTCCGTCTGGTGGAGAACCGTCTCCCGCAAATACGCCCGTAA
- the SRT1 gene encoding ditrans,polycis-polyprenyl diphosphate synthase (Syntenic homolog of Saccharomyces cerevisiae YMR101C (SRT1)), whose amino-acid sequence MVQKGTHKNNDSFPSTAHTSMVEVKNTEAATAAGGAQKQADQVIQLEWHDPIEEAAQELDAARVAANSEPTLRARVKRLVRGEWKQTYRNRPKISHILFQFGLLRMVVNFVQNLLLKILQMGPLPQHVSFIMDGNRRYAKSMNLPLKLGHEAGSVALMRTLHTCKRAGIEAVSAYAFSIENFNRPKEEIDTLTEMLSRRLQDFANRATNLKDRMYGARLLVVGDRALLSPELNDKITYIEDMTKHNTAFTVYICLPYTTRNDIYHAMFDLVRLCQAGALDSKDISTEMLTNAMYLGANSNRADILVRTSGHTRLSDYMLWQVHEQSYIEFSNCMWPDFTFRTFFTILLKWSFVTALHEARKQERLRRKLGTYARSLLARRARPVRLEALPPPPQAISVTDR is encoded by the coding sequence ATGGTACAAAAGGGCACACACAAAAACAATGACTCGTTTCCGTCTACAGCGCACACCAGCATGGTGGAGGTGAAGAATACGGAGGCAGCGAccgccgctggcggcgcgcagAAGCAGGCGGACCAGGTGATCCAACTGGAGTGGCACGATCCCATCGAAGAGGCGGCGCAAGAGCTAGATGCGGCGCGAGTTGCAGCTAACTCGGAACCGACGCTCCGCGCGCGCGTCAAGAGGCTGGTACGCGGGGAGTGGAAGCAGACTTATCGCAACCGACCCAAAATTTCGCATATCCTGTTCCAGTTCGGGCTGCTACGGATGGTGGTGAACTTTGTGCAgaacctgctgctgaaAATCCTCCAGATGGGcccgctgccgcagcaTGTGTCGTTCATCATGGACGGCAACCGGCGCTACGCGAAGTCCATGAATCTGCCGCTGAAGCTGGGGCACGAGGCGGGCAGTGTGGCGCTGATGCGGACGCTGCACACGTGCAAGCGCGCGGGGATCGAGGCGGTGAGCGCGTACGCATTCTCCATCGAGAACTTCAACCGGCCTAAGGAGGAGATAGACACGCTGACGGAAATGCTGAGCCGGCGCCTGCAGGACTTTGCCAACCGCGCAACCAACCTCAAGGACCGCATGTACGGCGCGCGGCTGCTGGTCGTGGGCGACCGTGCCCTGCTCAGCCCGGAACTCAACGACAAGATAACGTACATCGAGGACATGACAAAGCACAACACCGCGTTCACCGTGTACATCTGCCTCCCGTACACGACGCGCAACGACATCTATCACGCGATGTTCGATCTGGTGCGCCTGTGCCAGGCCGGCGCGCTGGACAGTAAGGACATCTCCACGGAAATGCTCACCAACGCTATGTACCTTGGCGCCAACTCGAACCGTGCCGACATTCTCGTGCGCACCAGCGGGCACACCCGCCTCTCTGACTACATGCTCTGGCAGGTCCACGAGCAGTCCTACATCGAGTTTTCCAACTGCATGTGGCCTGATTTCACGTTCCGCACATTCTTCACGATCCTGCTCAAGTGGAGTTTCGTCACTGCGCTGCACGAGGCCCGCAAACAGGAACGTCTGCGCCGGAAGCTTGGCACGTACGCGCGGTCCTTGTtggcccgccgcgcgcgccccgTGCGCCTCGAAGCGCTGCCGCCCCCCCCACAGGCCATTTCTGTGACAGACAGATAG
- the VPH2 gene encoding Vph2p (Syntenic homolog of Saccharomyces cerevisiae YKL119C (VPH2)): protein MDLPPSIACSCTGGRSFRHSNKQPSYTKLNGAKCENTPAQGHTMFQLELSGPLRDKLLQAGGGAAAAEVKVAAARGWVTFGSLVVLCERGAATARETQALLGSLQLRPRAARSSNYSDEFRAQQQRLRAAAAEDEYRALTGGMQQEQQRHGFGSAAREVREQLAAVANVVLTVVGVAYGVWWVARAAGVGAEARVLLALGCGLTALVADVAMYNVYHRKVGEARRRERRLHEQRRVVTS, encoded by the coding sequence ATGGATTTGCCACCCTCTATAGCTTGTTCGTGTACCGGAGGACGGAGCTTTAGGCATAGTAACAAACAACCCAGTTACACAAAGCTGAATGGCGCAAAGTGCGAGAATACGCCGGCGCAAGGCCACACGATGTTCCAGCTAGAACTCAGCGGGCCACTCAGAGACAAGCTCTTGCAGGCAGGTGGCggagcggcagcggcggaGGTCAAGGTCGCGGCGGCACGGGGATGGGTGACTTTCGGCAGCCTGGTCGTGCTCTGTGAGCGTGGAGCAGCAACAGCGAGAGAGAcgcaggcgctgctggggtcgctgcagctgcggccgcgcgccgcacgtAGTAGTAATTATAGCGATGAGTtccgcgcgcagcagcagcgcctgcgcgcagcagcagcggaggatGAGTACCGCGCGCTCACGGGCGGCAtgcagcaggagcagcagcgccacGGGTTCGGGTCGGCGGCGCGGGAGGtgcgcgagcagctggcggccGTGGCGAACGTGGTGCTGACGGTGGTCGGCGTGGCGTACGGCGTGTGGTGGgtggcgcgggcggcgggggTGGGGGCCGAGGCGCGggtgctgctggcgctAGGGTGCGGGCTGAcggcgctggtggcggACGTGGCGATGTACAATGTGTACCACCGTAAGGTGGGCgaggcgcggcggcgggaGCGGCGGCTGCACGAGCAGCGACGCGTAGTTACGAGCTAG
- the MUB1 gene encoding MYND-type zinc finger protein MUB1 (Syntenic homolog of Saccharomyces cerevisiae YMR100W (MUB1)): protein MRELNHRSVLSNRASFIISQTVYDRRALDNVADLPLINSLNHLTFLTSSSAKVRETMSEDGALERLVSILHDCYLTLHDLCIGLHVGFRMGTVDSIVRQRKMAMVAWKWTLAFQCLVLTGTRGTQEIRKQVAHSGVIPIIATVLDNYMIYHKNFDFFRDEPIEFDFKSIASGNIFQLQPEEMESFFQKMDKSHPNLRLCINMERFKILVGEDIPSLLDDPAKVNMHNCVPPITRLDTDFQSLWEGTLGLKSDEHPLSDVVLSIPREFFLGRVIPKLDDITWSVQLLAFLTKCTATKPYLQKVSLVESISFRPILERAKERYTLLSNSLPPLNFTDLSLVDDDDQRTSSSKPKVPIVIDPFLMEINAICEESNNKKQAKKSVNFSMLGLTDFTKLKKADTTDVWRAFRMYDEVQMKKRFSYKWDYDKVSRELDEETWNKIINRETLNLFALVERYTVKIENDANITYWSSVVMRNSCRKHEATGVRQCANFFCGKWEDHPKQFPKCRRCKRTKYCSCECQLQSWAYHRYWCHDVGSVFTGTSSTANTTGTHTPNAVGQSAGTTTTTTTAATEVDQSILMTARGNVVDPQGIANQSAGEFVDTSENPPIGGA, encoded by the coding sequence ATGAGGGAGCTGAACCACAGATCGGTGCTGTCCAACAGAGCTAGTTTCATAATATCGCAGACGGTGTACGACCGACGGGCGCTCGACAACGTTGCAGACCTCCCGCTCATCAACTCGTTGAACCACTTGACGTTCCTGACCTCGAGCTCGGCCAAGGTGCGGGAGACGATGTCGGAGGACGGGGCGCTAGAGCGGTTGGTGTCGATTTTGCATGACTGCTACTTGACGCTCCACGACTTGTGCATCGGGTTGCACGTCGGGTTCCGGATGGGCACGGTGGACTCAATCGTGCGGCAGCGCAAGATGGCGATGGTGGCTTGGAAATGGACGTTGGCGTTCCAGTGCCTCGTGCTCACGGGCACGCGAGGGACACAGGAGATACGCAAGCAGGTGGCGCACAGCGGCGTCATCCCGATCATCGCGACCGTGCTCGATAACTACATGATCTACCACAAGAACTTCGATTTCTTCCGCGACGAGCCGATCGAGTTCGACTTCAAGTCGATTGCCAGCGGGAACATCTTCCAGCTCCAGCCGGAGGAGATGGAGAGCTTTTTCCAGAAGATGGACAAATCGCACCCCAACTTGCGGCTATGCATCAACATGGAGCGCTTCAAGATCCTCGTGGGCGAGGACATCCCCAGCCTCCTGGACGACCCTGCGAAGGTGAACATGCACAACTGCGTGCCGCCCATCACACGGCTCGATACCGACTTCCAATCTTTGTGGGAGGGGACGCTAGGCTTAAAGAGCGACGAGCATCCTTTGTCGGACGTTGTGCTCTCAATTCCGAGAGAGTTTTTTTTGGGACGGGTGATTCCGAAACTCGACGACATTACCTGGTCGGTCCAGTTGTTGGCGTTTTTGACCAAATGCACCGCGACGAAGCCGTACTTGCAGAAGGTGTCGTTGGTGGAGTCGATCTCCTTTCGTCCGATCTTGGAGCGGGCCAAGGAGCGCTATACGCTTTTGAGCAACTCGTTACCCCCTTTGAACTTCACCGATCTGTCGCTGGTAGATGACGATGACCAACGCACTAGTAGCAGCAAACCAAAAGTACCAATTGTTATAGATCCATTTCTCATGGAGATTAACGCTATATGCGAGGAAAGCAATAACAAGAAGCAAGCCAAGAAGTCTGTTAACTTCTCTATGCTAGGGTTGACTGATTTTACCAAACTCAAAAAAGCCGATACTACAGATGTCTGGAGAGCGTTTAGGATGTACGACGAAGTACAAATGAAAAAGAGATTTAGTTATAAATGGGATTATGATAAAGTGTCCAGGGAATTGGATGAAGAGACATGGAATAAGATTATTAATAGGGAAACTTTGAATTTATTTGCATTAGTGGAAAGATATACGGTAAAGATTGAAAACGATGCCAATATAACCTATTGGAGTTCTGTCGTTATGCGCAACTCCTGTCGCAAGCATGAGGCTACAGGAGTGAGGCAATGTGCCAACTTCTTCTGTGGTAAATGGGAAGACCACCCGAAGCAGTTTCCCAAGTGCCGCCGTTGCAAGCGCACAAAATATTGCAGTTGTGAGTGTCAACTACAATCTTGGGCATATCATCGGTACTGGTGCCATGATGTTGGCTCTGTCTTCACGGGCACCTCCTCAACGGCAAACACCACTGGGACACATACGCCAAATGCTGTCGGTCAGTCGGCTGGAACCACGACCACTACTACCACGGCGGCTACGGAGGTAGATCAATCCATTTTGATGACAGCAAGGGGTAACGTAGTGGACCCACAAGGAATTGCCAACCAATCGGCAGGTGAGTTCGTGGACACTTCGGAAAACCCACCTATCGGAGGTGCTTAA
- the CLD1 gene encoding carboxylic ester hydrolase (Non-syntenic homolog of Saccharomyces cerevisiae YGR110W (CLD1)) encodes MRSHRTGTHLLNTLKALHRRNFGDQVQAPRKDGRHIHTVRKPTPPTAVPLYEIIRNLPNLFPLPTSQSWEDYKAFKSDREAFQVGLLSTLPFFERAREGKIGKIIRTPVDDEGNYINEFCIRPASMEENHGAATNHLIFIHGYGAGLGFFIKNFEHLPLLDDQWVIHAIDLPGYGYSTRCQFPFDVNTHSVREVEAWFHERLETWLSKRGLLQAPHRNMVMAHSMGAYLTAHYAQSRQNHFKKLIMCSPAGISPSKSMKKQPPWWFIKLWDRNVSPFSLVRNSGPLGSKLTSGWSFRRFRHLLNEGEIGMRQFEALHKYSYAIFNMPGSGEYLLSFVLKCGGDPRIPLLGSMFSPEKEHGFKAQCEWLWLYGDHDWMDKEGGQRASSYITDRIGGKSRVEIVPNSGHHLYFDNYSYFNKILLREMQSMMQT; translated from the coding sequence ATGCGCTCCCACAGAACAGGCACCCATCTCCTAAACACCTTAAAAGCTCTCCATCGGAGAAACTTTGGGGATCAAGTGCAGGCGCCACGTAAGGATGGGCGGCACATCCACACTGTAAGGAAGCCGACTCCGCCCACAGCGGTCCCACTCTATGAAATTATACGAAATCTTCCAAACTTATTTCCACTCCCAACATCGCAGTCATGGGAGGACTACAAGGCGTTTAAATCGGATAGAGAGGCGTTCCAGGTAGGCCTCTTGAGTACGCTGCCGTTTTTTGAGCGGGCTAGAGAAGGCAAGATTGGGAAGATAATCAGGACTCCGGTGGATGATGAGGGCAATTACATAAATGAATTCTGTATCAGGCCTGCTTCTATGGAAGAGAATCACGGCGCTGCGACTAATCACTTGATATTCATACACGGCTATGGCGCAGGGTTGGGCTTTTTCATTAAAAACTTCGAGCACTTGCCCCTGCTGGATGATCAATGGGTCATTCACGCCATAGACTTACCAGGTTATGGTTATTCGACCAGATGCCAATTTCCCTTCGATGTTAATACTCATTCAGTGCGGGAGGTGGAGGCTTGGTTCCATGAGCGCCTTGAGACATGGCTATCTAAGCGCGGTTTGCTGCAAGCACCGCATAGAAATATGGTAATGGCACATTCCATGGGTGCTTATCTAACAGCCCATTACGCTCAATCACGGCAAAATCATTTCAAAAAGTTAATCATGTGTTCACCAGCTGGCATATCGCCCTCCAAGTCTATGAAAAAGCAGCCGCCATGGTGGTTTATAAAGCTGTGGGATCGGAATGTGTCTCCGTTCTCATTGGTAAGAAATAGTGGTCCGTTGGGATCCAAGTTGACTAGCGGCTGGTCTTTTCGTCGTTTCAGGCACCTGTTGAATGAAGGGGAAATTGGCATGCGTCAATTCGAGGCACTGCATAAGTATTCCTACGCTATATTCAATATGCCAGGATCTGGGGAATACTTGTTAAGCTTTGTGCTAAAATGCGGCGGGGATCCTCGTATCCCGCTTCTTGGAAGCATGTTCAGCCCGGAGAAAGAACATGGCTTTAAAGCACAATGTGAATGGCTATGGCTTTATGGGGACCATGACTGGATGGATAAAGAAGGGGGACAACGCGCCTCTTCATATATAACAGATCGAATTGGCGGTAAATCCCGAGTCGAAATCGTCCCGAACTCTGGACATCATCTTTACTTCGATAATTACTCCTACTTCAACAAAATCCTCTTGAGGGAAATGCAGAGTATGATGCAAACGTGA
- a CDS encoding ABL018Cp (Syntenic homolog of Saccharomyces cerevisiae YOR317W (FAA1) and YMR246W (FAA4)) gives MKSASVIVGEPAGPHETAPRRNSKCPDAVVERPLGFSCNTVYEFALEAMERGGRQRAMGWRETVEIHEDRKMVTKVVDGKETEVEKTWLYYEMGPYQYVTYDQLHVEMHDYGRGMVKMGLQPGGEDRLHIFGATSHRWMRTFLAAQSQAITVVTAYDTLGESGLIYSLQQTGSKAIFVDNNLLEKLVKPVQEIPDLKYVIHADPLDPEDKRYGGRMYSDAQKAIDRMKEVRPDIEVYSMDEVVELGSLCRDSIFVHRPRKKDLACIMYTSGSTGDPKGVSLTHANIVAGIGGVSVVINRAIVKPDDRVIAFLPLAHIFELVFELTCLYWGALIGYGSVKTLSEASVRNCKGDMKEFRPSVMVGVAAVWEGVRKAIVAQVTKLPPFKQKIFWAAYHTKLRMKKCHIPGGDLIGSMIFKKVRETTGGNLRYILNGGSPLSRDTQVFISNLICPVLIGYGLTETVANGCIVPPHHFKYGVVGDILGSLTVKLVDVEELGYLAKNNQGELWVKGPAVFKDYLQNEAETAAALEDGWFKTGDIAEWTKKGQLRLIDRKKNLVKTLNGEYIALEKLECIYRSNKYVANICVYADQTKVKPIAIVVPNVNAVTDLAISLGLIKDGCEVRDVYDSKKLKKVILDDMHKTAKGQGLGGIELILGFVIFDDEWTPQNGYVTSAQKLQRRKILSAVQSEVDALYAANS, from the coding sequence ATGAAGTCGGCCAGTGTTATAGTAGGAGAGCCCGCAGGGCCTCACGAGACGGCGCCACGGCGCAACTCCAAGTGCCCGGATGCGGTCGTGGAGCGGCCGCTGGGGTTCAGCTGCAACACGGTATATGAGTTTGCGTTGGAGGCGAtggagcgcggcgggcggcagcgcgcgaTGGGGTGGCGGGAGACGGTGGAGATCCACGAGGACCGCAAGATGGTGACGAAGGTGGTGGACGGCAAGGAGACGGAGGTGGAGAAGACGTGGTTGTACTACGAGATGGGCCCGTACCAGTACGTGACGTACGACCAGCTGCACGTGGAGATGCACGACTACGGGCGGGGGATGGTGAAGATGGGGCTCCAGCCGGGCGGCGAGGACCGCTTGCACATTTTCGGCGCGACGTCGCACCGGTGGATGCGGACGTTCTTGGCAGCGCAGTCGCAGGCCATCACGGTGGTGACGGCATACGACACGTTGGGCGAGAGCGGCTTGATCTACTCGCTCCAGCAGACGGGGTCGAAGGCGATCTTCGTGGACAACAACCTCTTGGAGAAGTTGGTGAAGCCGGTGCAGGAGATCCCGGACTTGAAGTACGTGATCCACGCGGACCCGCTCGACCCGGAGGACAAGCGCTACGGCGGCCGGATGTACTCTGACGCGCAGAAGGCGATCGACCGCATGAAGGAGGTTCGGCCGGACATCGAGGTTTACAGCATGGACGAGGTCGTGGAGCTCGGATCGCTCTGCCGGGACTCGATTTTTGTGCACCGGCCACGCAAGAAGGACCTTGCGTGCATCATGTACACCTCGGGCTCGACAGGTGACCCGAAGGGTGTGTCGTTGACCCACGCTAACATCGTGGCGGGCATTGGCGGTGTTTCCGTTGTGATCAACCGCGCGATTGTGAAGCCTGACGATCGTGTCATCGCGTTCTTGCCGCTTGCGCATATTTTTGAGCTTGTGTTCGAGTTGACCTGTCTCTACTGGGGCGCCTTAATTGGCTACGGCTCCGTCAAGACGTTGAGCGAGGCTTCGGTCCGCAACTGTAAGGGCGACATGAAGGAGTTCCGGCCGTCCGTCATGGTCGGTGTCGCAGCTGTCTGGGAGGGTGTCAGGAAGGCTATTGTTGCGCAGGTCACTAAGTTGCCTCCGTTCAAGCAAAAGATATTCTGGGCGGCCTACCACACCAAGCTACGCATGAAGAAGTGCCACATTCCAGGCGGCGATCTAATAGGAAGCATGATCTTTAAGAAGGTGCGTGAGACCACTGGTGGCAACCTTCGCTACATCTTGAATGGTGGCTCTCCATTGTCGCGGGATACGCAAGTTTTTATTTCCAACTTGATTTGCCCCGTGTTGATTGGTTACGGCTTAACGGAGACTGTGGCGAATGGCTGTATAGTGCCTCCACACCACTTCAAGTACGGGGTTGTGGGAGACATTCTTGGTTCTCTAACGGTCAAATTGGTCGATGTCGAGGAGCTCGGCTATCTTGCCAAGAACAACCAGGGTGAGCTCTGGGTCAAGGGCCCCGCCGTGTTTAAAGACTACTTGCAGAACGAGGCCGAGACCGCTGCCGCTTTGGAAGACGGGTGGTTCAAGACTGGTGACATTGCCGAATGGACGAAGAAGGGTCAATTGCGTTTGATCGACCGTAAGAAGAACCTTGTCAAGACGTTGAATGGTGAATACATCGCTTTGGAGAAGTTGGAGTGCATCTACAGATCCAACAAGTATGTGGCCAACATCTGTGTCTATGCTGACCAGACCAAGGTCAAGCCAATTGCGATTGTGGTTCCAAACGTCAATGCTGTCACCGATTTGGCCATCTCATTGGGGTTGATCAAGGACGGTTGCGAGGTACGTGATGTTTATGATAGCAAAAAGTTGAAGAAGGTGATCTTGGACGACATGCATAAAACTGCCAAGGGCCAGGGATTGGGTGGTATTGAGTTGATTCTTGGGTTCGTGATCTTCGATGATGAGTGGACCCCACAGAATGGCTATGTCACCTCTGCGCAGAAGCTACAGAGAAGAAAGATCTTGTCTGCAGTGCAGTCAGAAGTTGACGCACTATATGCCGCGAACTCTTAA